A part of Chanos chanos chromosome 9, fChaCha1.1, whole genome shotgun sequence genomic DNA contains:
- the diras1a gene encoding GTP-binding protein Di-Ras1a codes for MPEQSNDYRVVVFGAGGVGKSSLVLRFVKGTFRDTYIPTVEDTYRQVISCDKSVCTLEITDTTGSHQFPAMQRLSISKGHAFILVYSITSRQSLEELKPIYQQVLAIKGNVENIPIMLVGNKSDESQREVETKEGEAQASKWKCAFMETSAKTNTNVTELFQELLNLEKRRDMSLNIDGKRSGKQRRADKLKAKCSVM; via the coding sequence ATGCCCGAGCAGAGTAACGATTACAGGGTGGTTGTGTTTGGGGCGGGGGGTGTGGGGAAGAGCAGTCTGGTGTTGCGTTTCGTCAAGGGCACATTCCGAGACACCTACATCCCCACGGTGGAGGACACCTATCGGCAGGTGATCAGCTGCGACAAGAGCGTGTGCACGCTGGAGATCACGGACACCACCGGCAGCCACCAGTTTCCCGCCATGCAGCGCCTCTCCATCTCCAAGGGCCACGCCTTCATCCTGGTCTACTCCATCACCAGCCGCCAGTCCCTGGAGGAGCTCAAGCCTATCTACCAGCAGGTGCTGGCCATCAAGGGCAACGTGGAGAACATCCCCATCATGCTGGTGGGGAACAAGAGCGacgagagtcagagagaggtggagacGAAAGAGGGCGAAGCTCAGGCCAGTAAGTGGAAATGTGCCTTCATGGAGACATCCGCCAAGACCAACACCAACGTCACAGAGCTGTTCCAGGAGCTGCTCAACCTTGAAAAGAGACGGGACATGAGCCTAAACATTGACGGCAAGCGGTCGGGGAAGCAGAGGCGGGCCGACAAGCTGAAGGCCaagtgcagtgtgatgtag